CGTAAGAACGGCAGCTTTATTCGCTTAAAAACCACGCCTACCAGCTTCTGGTTGGTGCTCACCAGTAAAATGGGGGTTTACCTCCTAGCCGCAATACTTCAGGTGTTGCTGATATTCTCCGTTGGCAGATGGCTATTCCCCCTAATCAACCTTACGCCGCTCATACTTCCTAACGATTTGATAGGTCTCTCGATGGTTGTTGTTTTTAGCGGCTTAGCGGCGGTATCGTATGCGCTAATGGTTGGTTCACTGGCAAAGACTCAGGAGCAAGCCAACGGCTTTGGAGCTGTCTCCATCATTATTTTTGCGGCACTTGGCGGCATTTGGGTTCCGGTATTTGTTATGCCCGGCTACCTCAAAGTAATGAGCCACTTCTCGCCATTGTATTGGTGCTTGGAAGGATTCTACACGGTATTCCTAAAGGGGGGAAACTGGACAGAGCTACTTAAGGTAGCCGCCTTCCTCCTATCGTTTATTGGAGCATGCCTGCTGGTTGTATTCGGCAGCTTAAAACGAAATAAAATCATTTAAATAAAGAACAATGGAATTAGAAGCATTAAAACAGGAGTTAAAGGTTCACCTAATTAGCTACTTGAATCTTCAGGAGATTGAGCCCGAGATGATAAAGGATGACGAACCATTCTTTGCAGGTAACTTGGAACTCGACTCTATAGACTCGCTTGAGATGACGGTTATGATTGAGCGCGAGTACGGCTTGAAGCTAAACAACCCCACCGAGGCTCGCAAGGTATTGGTAAACATCAACACCATGGCGGCATACATTCTTGAGAATTCTAAAAACTAGACATTTGAAACGCGTTGTAGTAACCGGGATTGGTGCAGTTTCGAGCATCGGACTAAGTGCTCAGGAGAACTTGATTAGCCTAAGAAGCGGAATCGGGGGGATTGGGCAAAGCAGCTTTTTTGTATCGAAATATGCCCAAACCCACGCACTTGGTGAAGTAAAAGCTAGCGATGATGAGCTACGGCTTATGCTTGAGATTAGAGACGAGAAAGGTCTAACTCGGAGCGACCTCCTTGCCCTTAAAGCCGTTAAGGAGGCAATTGACGATGCTGGATTGGACGATAAGTCCCTTCGCTCCTTCGATACAGCGCTTATCTCGGCAAGCACCGTTGGCGGGATGTGCCTTACCGATCAACTCTACCAAGATGCAAACAACGCGTCGGAGACATCCGAGTTTATTAGGTCGTACTCGGCAAGCGCGCATACCTTTTGCATTGCCAAGCACTACGGCATAAAGGGAATTACTGACACGCTAAATACTGCATGTTCATCATCGGCGAATGCCATTATGGTAGGATCGAGGCTTATTAAGTCTGGCAGGGCTAAACGGGTAATCGTTGGCGGCGTGGATAGCCTTGCCAAGTACACCGTAAATGGCTTTAACGCCTTGGGAATCCTCTCGCCTACAGCAACCAAACCCTTCGACGCCAACCGGATTGGGCTTTCGCTTGGCGAAGCAGCCGCCTACCTAATACTAGAAGACCTAGAAGAGGTTAAAGAAAAGCAGGTGTATGCCGAGATTAAGGGCTACGGCAATGCCAGCGATGCCTACCACACCTCCTCCATCTCCGATGATGCCGATGGCGTTGTGCTGGCAATTCGCCAAGCGCTGGATAGCGCCAAACTACAGCCAAGCGACATCCACTACATCAACGCGCACGGTACGGGTACTGGCAATAACGACAAGGCTGAGGTAGTCGGCTTCTCGACTGTTTTTGGGGCGGAGGTGCCTCCGTTTAACTCCACCAAGTCGTACACGGGGCATACGCTGGGTGCATCAGGGGCGCTGGAGGCTATCTTCAGCATATTTAGCATCAAATATGGCGAGTTGTACCCTTCGCTCAGCTTCGAGACCCCAATTGAAGCACCGCACGGCCTAATCCCAATTACTCGCTACCAGAAGGATCTTGAGATCAGCAACGTGCTTTCCAACTCGTACGGATTTAGCGGAAGTTGTACCTCGTTAGTCATCTCTAAAGCTTAAGCCATGTATATCAGAGATAGCAAGTGTATTTCACCTCAGCCGACCTATGCCAATGGCATCGAAAGTGAGAATATTGTAGCGCATAGCGGCACCAAGTACTTTGCCATAGAGCCTAAATACTCCAACCTCATTCCTGCTGGGCAGCTTCGCCGTATTGGTAAGGCAGTTCGCATGGGAATAGGCGCTGGGCTACCCTTGCTCAAGAGCAACCCAACGGTTGATGGGATGATTATTGGTTCGGCCAATGGGGGGTTGGAGGATTGTATCAGCTTCCTGAACCAGATTATCGACTACCAGGAGGGTACCCTTACCCCCACCAACTTCGTGCAGAGCACGCCAAACGCAGTTACGGGCTACCTTGCCATCACCGACAAGAATCACGGCTACAGCAACACGCACGTCCAACGGGGGCTTGCCTTCGAGAATGCGCTACTCGATGCCTTCCTGCTCATAGAACAAGAGCAAGCCCAATCGGTACTGGTGGGCAACATCGAGGAGATATCGAGCTTTAACTATAACATCGACGAAAAGGCGGGCTTCTTTAAGGAGGAGGAGGTCGGCTCGTCGCAGCTAATTGGCAGCAATACGCCGGGAACGGCCTGCGGCGAGGGAGCAACCATGTTTATCGTTCAGGCATCGAAGGAGGAGGCCCTTGCTGAAATCGTCGACGTCGATCAGCTGAGCCATCCCGAGGAGGGCGACATCAGCCTTAAACTGGAGCAATTCCTGAGAAGGAACAACCTTCGCGTGTCGGATATCGACACCCTTTTCCTTGGCTACAATGGCGATTGCCGCACCGACCACTACTACGACACCCTCAAGGGGCAGCTGGGTGATGCTTCGGTATACTCCTACAAGAACCTGTCGGGAGAGTTTCCTACCGCTTCGGCCTTTGCGCTTTGGATGGCAGCAGAGGCGTTATCGGGCAAGACGATACCCCAAGAGGCCTTAATACAGAAGGGGAGTCGGAAGATTAATACAATCCTCATCTACAACCACTACATAGGACTTGAGCACGGATTCATCCTAGTTAGAAAAGCATAAGAGCCTAGAGCCCATCGAGCAATTCGGTGGGTTTCCTTTTTGCTTCTCCCCATCCTATACACCCGAATATTTCTACATGATAAGGGCTCTTTTCCCTCTCGTAAAGTAGCGTAACGCCTCCGCTATAGCTATATTGGGGGTCGAGCGCGCAGGCGTCCTCCGAAGTAACGCACCCAATACCCTTATGCCATGAAGAAAATAGGCCTCCTACTCATCATCCTAGCGCTAGTGGGAGCTAACACCGTAAAGGCTCAACCCGCTAAGTTCCGTGAGATCTCACCCAAGGAGATCGAAGGTAACGCCGTTAGGCTATTCCAGGACGACTGGTTTCTGCTTACCGCAGGATCGAAGTCGAAGTTTAACCCCATGACCATCAGCTGGGGGACCATCGGAAGCCTTTGGGGAAAAGCCATCGTAACCGTTTACGTACGCACCGATCGCTTCACCTACACGCTGATGGAGAAGGGCGACTACTTCACGCTATGCGCACTTGCCGATGAGAACCGCTCCATCCTTCAGTACTGTGGGACACGCTCGGGGAGTACGGTAGATAAGGTGAAGGAGTGCGGCCTTAAGCCGTTATTCACCAACACCGGAGCGGTATACTACGAGCAGGCTACCCTGGTGCTGGAATGCAAAAAGATTTACGCCCAGAAGGTAAAGCTCGACCGATTTACCGATGCCAATGTCGCCAAAAGCACCTACACCAAGGGAATGCCCCTGCATAAGATGTACGTCGGCGAGATTGTGAGGTGCTATGTTCGGCAGCAGTAAACGAAAAAAGCGCTAATCAGATGATGATTAGCGCTTTTGTGATCCGGATTGGATTCGAACCAATGACCCACAGATTAGAAATCTGTTGCTCTATCCAACTGAGCTACCGGACCATTCCGTTTTAACGGCTGCAAAGGTAGGAATAATTCGAAATAATGCAAGAGCATCATCAAAAAAGACGCAAGATTTAAGACACAAGACGCGAGGTAACGATGAGCGGCTAAGGCCCCTAGTATCATCTTTCGGACCCGCTGGAGTGAATTCTTTTAGAAGAATAGGGTTGCCTAAACCCTTCGGATAGCTACTTTTGTAGGGAATCAAATAAGCATACTCCGTTGGTCAGCTATCTACTCAAGCGAATCGGCTACAGCATCCTCATCGTGTATGGGGTGATAACGCTAATATTCATGATATTTAACGCCCTT
This window of the uncultured Acetobacteroides sp. genome carries:
- a CDS encoding flavin reductase family protein encodes the protein MKKIGLLLIILALVGANTVKAQPAKFREISPKEIEGNAVRLFQDDWFLLTAGSKSKFNPMTISWGTIGSLWGKAIVTVYVRTDRFTYTLMEKGDYFTLCALADENRSILQYCGTRSGSTVDKVKECGLKPLFTNTGAVYYEQATLVLECKKIYAQKVKLDRFTDANVAKSTYTKGMPLHKMYVGEIVRCYVRQQ
- a CDS encoding beta-ketoacyl-[acyl-carrier-protein] synthase family protein, whose amino-acid sequence is MKRVVVTGIGAVSSIGLSAQENLISLRSGIGGIGQSSFFVSKYAQTHALGEVKASDDELRLMLEIRDEKGLTRSDLLALKAVKEAIDDAGLDDKSLRSFDTALISASTVGGMCLTDQLYQDANNASETSEFIRSYSASAHTFCIAKHYGIKGITDTLNTACSSSANAIMVGSRLIKSGRAKRVIVGGVDSLAKYTVNGFNALGILSPTATKPFDANRIGLSLGEAAAYLILEDLEEVKEKQVYAEIKGYGNASDAYHTSSISDDADGVVLAIRQALDSAKLQPSDIHYINAHGTGTGNNDKAEVVGFSTVFGAEVPPFNSTKSYTGHTLGASGALEAIFSIFSIKYGELYPSLSFETPIEAPHGLIPITRYQKDLEISNVLSNSYGFSGSCTSLVISKA
- a CDS encoding beta-ketoacyl synthase chain length factor; the encoded protein is MYIRDSKCISPQPTYANGIESENIVAHSGTKYFAIEPKYSNLIPAGQLRRIGKAVRMGIGAGLPLLKSNPTVDGMIIGSANGGLEDCISFLNQIIDYQEGTLTPTNFVQSTPNAVTGYLAITDKNHGYSNTHVQRGLAFENALLDAFLLIEQEQAQSVLVGNIEEISSFNYNIDEKAGFFKEEEVGSSQLIGSNTPGTACGEGATMFIVQASKEEALAEIVDVDQLSHPEEGDISLKLEQFLRRNNLRVSDIDTLFLGYNGDCRTDHYYDTLKGQLGDASVYSYKNLSGEFPTASAFALWMAAEALSGKTIPQEALIQKGSRKINTILIYNHYIGLEHGFILVRKA
- a CDS encoding phosphopantetheine-binding protein, which produces MELEALKQELKVHLISYLNLQEIEPEMIKDDEPFFAGNLELDSIDSLEMTVMIEREYGLKLNNPTEARKVLVNINTMAAYILENSKN